One Gadus morhua chromosome 23, gadMor3.0, whole genome shotgun sequence DNA segment encodes these proteins:
- the rbis gene encoding uncharacterized protein rbis, with translation MGKNKPRVKKQQNVFQVANKQGKSKNMAKRVKTSLKQMNAVKHEKVENLNQIFTEVQRDVKSISKSVAPAPQKPTQTVREPPKEAVNVDSAAQLFSQLGQK, from the exons ATGGGGAAAAACAAACCGAGGGTTAAGAAGCAGCAAAATGTCTTCCAGGTGGCCAACAAACAAGGCAAAAGTAAGAACATGGCAAAACGAGTCAAAACCTCACTGAAACAA ATGAACGCTGTGAAACATGAGAAGGTGGAGAACCTGAACCAGATCTTCACAGAGGTCCAGAGGGACGTGAAGAGCATCTCTAAAAGTGTGGCTCCTGCGCCGCAGAAACCCACGCAG ACCGTCAGAGAGCCGCCAAAGGAAGCGGTTAACGTGGACAGCGCTGCACAGCTGTTCTCCCAGCTTGGGCAGAAGTAA